Proteins co-encoded in one Spirosoma endbachense genomic window:
- a CDS encoding RagB/SusD family nutrient uptake outer membrane protein: MKTYIKYISLLALIATGLSCKQDLQEYNPAGSTAQTLFTTPEGIEAGVNGVYSYNRYFYGKEEGQALMEMGTDIWTNAANNGNTGTNGLFPQPPLMTYQGLTTDNVWVKTRMWQQCYAAINLANNVLKYLPSAGVPAARQKELEGESRFLRAWYYWHLVESFGPVPLQLEPTETILTTATRTPVDAVYEQIFQDLQFAVTAIPLTTTDYGRITRPASEAFLAKVYLTRGKNQEASNYAKKVITGYSYKLLPTYASLWSITGQQNTEVLWSVNYSTNLAFNAGSNLNHTLFLMEYNTQPGMKRDVANGFPNVRYMPTLFLLNLFNEQNDSRYNASFKSAWKANETDATKRPAGMNVGDTAVFTTKYPVTAAFRQSKKYKIYDVNDMYKADGTPNDRFHYVSLQKFDDPTRATDTETQSARDAYILRLGEMYLIAAEALFNLGKKDSAAYYVNEIRTRAAVPGRQANMRVAAADVTLDFILDERARELAGEQVRWFDLKRTNKLVERAKKYNPDAAPNIQPFHVLRPIPQSEIDAVTNKNDFKQNAGY, encoded by the coding sequence ATGAAAACATACATAAAATACATTTCACTTCTTGCGCTGATCGCTACGGGGCTCTCGTGCAAACAGGATTTGCAGGAATACAACCCAGCCGGATCGACGGCTCAAACCCTGTTCACGACGCCTGAAGGCATTGAAGCGGGTGTCAATGGGGTTTATTCCTACAATCGCTATTTCTACGGAAAAGAAGAAGGGCAGGCGCTCATGGAAATGGGTACTGATATCTGGACGAATGCCGCCAATAACGGCAATACCGGTACGAATGGCCTTTTCCCACAGCCTCCGCTGATGACATATCAGGGCCTGACGACAGACAATGTCTGGGTGAAAACCCGGATGTGGCAACAATGCTACGCAGCAATTAATCTGGCGAATAACGTACTAAAATACCTTCCCAGCGCTGGCGTTCCTGCCGCTCGTCAGAAAGAACTGGAAGGCGAATCGCGGTTTCTCCGGGCCTGGTATTACTGGCATCTGGTCGAAAGTTTTGGCCCGGTTCCGCTTCAGTTAGAGCCTACAGAAACTATTCTGACTACCGCTACCCGCACACCTGTCGATGCGGTTTATGAGCAGATTTTCCAGGATCTTCAGTTTGCCGTTACGGCCATTCCGCTAACAACCACAGACTATGGACGGATTACCCGACCAGCTTCCGAAGCCTTTCTGGCGAAGGTGTATCTGACGCGGGGCAAAAATCAGGAAGCGAGCAATTACGCCAAAAAGGTGATTACGGGCTACTCGTACAAGCTGTTGCCTACATACGCTAGTTTATGGTCGATAACAGGCCAGCAAAATACGGAGGTGCTATGGTCCGTAAATTACTCGACCAATCTGGCCTTCAATGCGGGCAGTAACCTGAATCACACGCTGTTCCTGATGGAGTACAACACCCAACCGGGTATGAAACGCGACGTAGCCAATGGTTTTCCAAACGTTCGCTACATGCCGACGTTGTTCCTGCTCAATCTGTTCAACGAGCAAAACGACTCTCGGTATAACGCATCGTTCAAGTCGGCCTGGAAAGCCAACGAAACCGACGCAACCAAACGCCCGGCGGGCATGAATGTGGGCGATACGGCCGTCTTTACGACAAAATACCCCGTAACAGCCGCTTTCCGACAGTCGAAAAAGTACAAGATTTATGATGTAAATGATATGTACAAAGCCGACGGTACGCCTAACGATCGTTTTCACTACGTATCACTTCAGAAATTCGATGATCCGACTCGGGCGACGGATACCGAGACCCAAAGTGCGCGAGATGCCTACATTCTGCGTCTCGGTGAGATGTATCTGATCGCGGCTGAAGCCCTGTTTAACCTCGGCAAGAAAGATTCGGCGGCTTATTACGTGAACGAAATCCGGACGCGGGCAGCCGTACCGGGTCGCCAGGCGAACATGCGTGTAGCAGCCGCCGACGTAACGCTCGACTTCATTCTGGACGAACGTGCCCGCGAATTAGCCGGTGAACAGGTTCGCTGGTTTGATTTAAAACGGACGAACAAACTGGTTGAGCGGGCCAAAAAATACAATCCAGATGCGGCTCCAAATATCCAGCCATTCCATGTACTCCGGCCCATTCCCCAAAGCGAAATAGATGCGGTGACCAATAAAAACGACTTCAAACAGAACGCCGGTTATTAG
- a CDS encoding SusC/RagA family TonB-linked outer membrane protein: MKNMYTCFLSLLGLIQVGFPTVVFSNPERTPQVSENKASTVLFTHLVSAKIPAPTLAPTDTKSDQPAADRTIKGTVKDENGQGLPGVSVVIKNTGKGTTTDANGTYQLTAPDGATTLVFSFVGYLSQEVPITNQTDLNITLQVDNKQLNEVVVVGYGTQRKRDLTGSVVSIKGDETTKIPVTTPVEALQGKIPGADITRNSGYAGASASIRIRGNRSIANPSSSNNVLYIVDGVQGVNAADINPNDIASIDVLKDASSTAIYGSRGANGVIIITTKRGTGGKPKLSLSSYAGVSEVAGYGKFMTGPEYIAFRREAYRAAGTWSSPADDSKIFNAPQLDAIQKQQFPVWPDLLLKQGFQQDHQLSVTGGTDKTKVYFSAGYYNEKGILQLDEYKRYSARMNIDQTINNWITAGIQTQLAYIDNDIRRDPFNRASNIPPLGTPYDENGNFIPFPLGGSVINPLADEQPNAYKRNQKTNRGTLSAYVELAPFAGFTVRSTLGAIFSTSELGNYYGRNTIDGAGSRSQASITSNQSRNMSWENVFTYKRAIQDHSFTITGVTSYLSFNNTSSFAGGNNQLIPAQYFYNLAAANQNPFWGSGFSSNRLISFTGRINYNWKDKYLLTVTGRSDGSSKLGEGHNWAFFPSAGLGWRISDESFMKNQKVVTDLKLRASYGISGNDVINPYATQNSLTTVSFAYNDANAANAYLISPTIGNQDLKWELTTTADVGVDVGLLNNRITANIDYYDARTNDLIFPYTLPLLTGVTTVNRNIGVTRNRGIEIGITTQNINQKGFSWSTNLTFARNKEMIESLPNGNVIADDYRNSLIEGQPSQIYYDYKKVGIWQLGEESAAAKYNAIPGDIKIADINNDGKIDGTDRTIIGSRVPQWTGGLSNDIRYKGFDLNILFIARAGQWISSDYYAKYNRNGNNNGASIDYWTPENPTNEYPRPNANRSSTYVTTLTERQASFVKLRNVTLGYTIPKTVTGKLKIDNVRLYVSGKNLYTFSNLKDFDPENEGVIDQPLSRLYVFGLNIGF, translated from the coding sequence ATGAAAAATATGTATACCTGCTTTCTCAGTCTGCTTGGGCTGATTCAGGTGGGTTTCCCAACTGTAGTATTTAGTAACCCGGAGCGAACGCCCCAGGTTTCAGAGAACAAGGCTTCGACGGTATTATTTACCCACCTGGTATCCGCAAAAATACCTGCACCAACGCTTGCTCCAACCGACACAAAATCGGATCAACCGGCAGCGGACAGAACGATCAAAGGGACGGTTAAAGACGAAAACGGCCAGGGTTTACCGGGCGTTAGTGTGGTTATCAAAAACACCGGCAAAGGAACCACGACCGACGCAAATGGCACCTATCAATTGACCGCTCCCGATGGAGCTACCACGTTGGTTTTCAGTTTTGTCGGTTATCTGTCGCAGGAAGTGCCGATTACGAATCAAACAGACCTGAACATAACGCTTCAGGTTGATAATAAGCAACTGAATGAGGTTGTGGTGGTTGGGTATGGAACGCAGCGCAAACGCGACCTGACCGGCTCGGTGGTTTCCATCAAAGGCGACGAAACAACCAAGATACCCGTGACTACGCCAGTCGAAGCGCTCCAGGGGAAAATTCCCGGTGCCGACATCACCCGGAATAGTGGGTACGCGGGTGCGAGTGCTTCGATACGGATTCGGGGTAACCGCTCAATTGCGAACCCCAGCAGTTCGAACAATGTCCTGTACATCGTCGACGGTGTGCAGGGCGTGAATGCCGCCGATATAAACCCGAATGATATTGCCTCAATTGACGTATTGAAAGATGCGTCCTCAACGGCCATTTACGGTTCTCGTGGGGCCAACGGAGTAATTATCATTACGACCAAGCGCGGCACAGGCGGCAAACCTAAACTCAGCCTGAGTTCGTATGCGGGTGTATCGGAGGTAGCGGGCTATGGTAAGTTTATGACTGGTCCTGAATACATTGCATTCCGGCGCGAAGCCTACCGGGCCGCTGGCACCTGGAGCAGCCCGGCCGATGATTCGAAGATTTTCAATGCTCCCCAGTTAGATGCCATTCAGAAGCAGCAGTTTCCGGTCTGGCCCGATCTGTTGCTGAAGCAGGGCTTTCAGCAGGACCACCAACTGAGCGTTACCGGCGGAACCGATAAAACCAAAGTGTATTTCTCGGCCGGCTATTATAACGAAAAAGGTATCCTGCAACTGGACGAGTACAAGCGCTATTCGGCCCGGATGAACATCGACCAGACCATCAATAACTGGATTACAGCGGGCATCCAGACCCAACTCGCGTACATTGACAACGACATTCGCCGGGACCCATTCAACCGGGCATCCAACATTCCGCCTTTGGGCACACCTTATGACGAAAACGGCAATTTTATTCCGTTTCCGCTGGGTGGAAGCGTCATCAACCCACTGGCCGATGAGCAGCCAAACGCCTACAAACGAAACCAGAAAACGAACCGCGGTACGCTTTCTGCCTATGTCGAACTCGCCCCTTTTGCGGGCTTCACGGTTCGCTCAACGCTAGGCGCTATTTTCTCAACGTCCGAGCTGGGAAATTACTACGGCCGCAACACCATCGACGGCGCCGGGAGCAGATCGCAGGCGTCCATCACCAGCAACCAGAGCCGGAATATGAGCTGGGAGAACGTATTTACGTATAAGCGAGCCATTCAGGACCACTCGTTTACCATTACAGGCGTTACCAGCTATCTGTCATTCAATAATACGTCAAGCTTCGCGGGCGGCAATAACCAGCTGATTCCGGCCCAGTATTTCTATAACCTGGCGGCTGCCAACCAAAACCCGTTCTGGGGAAGTGGCTTCAGCAGCAACCGGCTGATCTCGTTTACCGGACGTATCAATTACAACTGGAAAGACAAATACCTGCTGACCGTCACGGGACGTAGCGACGGTTCATCTAAATTAGGCGAAGGCCATAACTGGGCATTCTTCCCATCGGCGGGATTGGGCTGGCGCATCAGCGACGAGTCGTTCATGAAAAACCAAAAGGTAGTTACCGATCTGAAACTGCGGGCGAGCTATGGTATATCGGGGAATGACGTCATCAATCCATACGCTACGCAAAACTCGCTGACCACGGTTTCGTTTGCCTACAACGACGCCAATGCCGCCAATGCGTACCTGATCAGTCCAACCATCGGGAACCAGGATCTGAAATGGGAGCTGACCACCACCGCCGATGTGGGGGTGGATGTGGGCTTGCTCAACAACCGCATTACGGCCAACATCGATTACTACGATGCCCGCACCAACGACCTCATTTTTCCGTATACCCTGCCGCTGCTGACGGGCGTAACGACGGTGAACCGCAACATCGGCGTAACCCGGAACCGAGGGATTGAAATTGGCATCACGACGCAGAACATCAATCAGAAAGGCTTCAGCTGGTCAACGAATCTGACGTTCGCCCGCAACAAAGAGATGATCGAGTCACTGCCAAACGGCAACGTCATCGCCGACGATTACCGAAATTCCCTGATCGAAGGACAGCCGTCGCAGATTTATTACGACTACAAAAAGGTGGGTATCTGGCAGTTGGGCGAAGAGTCGGCCGCAGCTAAATACAACGCCATTCCCGGCGACATCAAAATTGCCGATATAAACAACGACGGTAAAATTGACGGAACAGACCGGACAATCATCGGGTCGCGCGTACCGCAGTGGACGGGTGGTCTGTCAAACGACATTCGCTACAAAGGGTTTGACCTGAACATTCTGTTTATAGCCCGGGCCGGGCAGTGGATCAGCTCGGACTATTATGCCAAGTACAACCGGAACGGTAATAACAACGGCGCCAGCATCGACTACTGGACTCCCGAAAACCCAACCAACGAGTACCCTCGTCCGAACGCCAACCGCAGCTCGACCTACGTCACAACCCTGACCGAGCGGCAGGCTTCGTTTGTTAAACTTCGCAACGTTACGTTGGGCTATACGATTCCCAAGACCGTCACTGGTAAACTTAAAATTGATAACGTGCGCCTATACGTGTCGGGTAAAAATCTGTATACGTTCAGCAATCTGAAAGATTTTGATCCGGAAAACGAAGGTGTCATCGACCAGCCGCTCTCCCGATTGTACGTATTCGGTCTGAACATTGGCTTTTAA
- a CDS encoding bile acid:sodium symporter family protein produces MNKIPLVISALALALLLAGLFLQNASLWQPAAVIAAVSFALGMKAIPALKTYQYTAWIIVAVIAGMIYPGAFSHWGSFDLRNKWLILLIIQLVMFGMGIQMSIRDFSGLATTGKGVAIGLFCHFSVMPLMGLLLTKVFKFEPEIAAGIILIGSCSSGLASNVMVYLAKANLVLSVVVTAMATLAAPFLTPLLLKLLAGTLIEIKFVNMMMEIIKIVIVPIFAALVHDYLKTASSTSRRMVYLLAGLAIGWLVALGFGLWAFFETHLSSPELLQFMEIFSFLLAALVVGVIYHQAATSNPKLDKLMPYLSMFGIIYFTAVTTAAGRDNLLNVGLLLFISSVIHNAAGYFFGYWFSRLFGLDKNSARTVAFEVGLQNGGMASGLAGSMGKLGTVGLPAAVFSPWMNISGSILANYWRRRPVSDTPTSAHVEQVTTSTH; encoded by the coding sequence ATGAATAAAATACCTCTCGTCATCTCTGCCCTTGCCCTGGCTCTATTGCTGGCTGGCCTTTTCCTGCAAAATGCCAGTCTCTGGCAACCGGCAGCAGTGATTGCTGCGGTCAGCTTTGCGCTGGGCATGAAGGCCATTCCTGCACTGAAAACCTATCAGTACACTGCCTGGATCATTGTGGCCGTGATTGCGGGAATGATTTATCCGGGGGCTTTCAGCCATTGGGGTTCGTTCGATCTACGGAATAAATGGCTCATTCTGCTGATTATCCAGCTGGTCATGTTCGGGATGGGGATTCAGATGAGCATCCGGGATTTTTCAGGGTTGGCGACAACGGGCAAAGGTGTAGCGATTGGGCTTTTCTGCCATTTCTCGGTGATGCCGCTGATGGGCCTACTCTTGACTAAAGTATTTAAGTTTGAGCCAGAAATAGCGGCTGGTATTATCCTGATTGGCTCCTGCTCAAGTGGGTTGGCCTCCAACGTGATGGTTTATCTGGCCAAAGCCAATCTGGTCCTTTCGGTTGTTGTAACGGCCATGGCAACGCTGGCGGCTCCATTTCTAACACCTTTATTGCTCAAGCTACTGGCCGGAACGCTCATCGAAATCAAGTTTGTGAACATGATGATGGAAATTATCAAAATTGTCATTGTTCCTATTTTTGCAGCGTTGGTACACGACTACTTAAAAACAGCTTCATCTACAAGCAGACGGATGGTCTATTTGCTGGCTGGACTGGCTATAGGCTGGCTGGTTGCGCTGGGGTTTGGTTTGTGGGCCTTTTTCGAGACTCATCTGTCAAGTCCGGAATTGCTTCAATTTATGGAGATTTTCAGCTTTTTATTGGCCGCTTTAGTCGTTGGCGTCATCTATCACCAGGCAGCAACCAGCAATCCTAAACTGGATAAATTGATGCCTTATTTATCAATGTTTGGCATCATCTATTTCACCGCCGTTACGACCGCAGCCGGTCGCGACAATCTGCTGAACGTCGGTCTTCTGCTCTTTATCAGTTCCGTGATTCACAACGCAGCCGGTTATTTTTTTGGTTACTGGTTCAGTCGCCTGTTCGGTCTCGACAAAAACTCTGCCCGAACCGTTGCCTTTGAGGTTGGACTGCAAAACGGCGGTATGGCGTCGGGCCTGGCGGGCAGTATGGGTAAATTAGGAACGGTTGGTCTTCCAGCTGCAGTATTCAGTCCGTGGATGAACATTTCGGGCTCTATTCTGGCAAATTACTGGCGCCGAAGACCGGTATCGGATACACCCACCAGCGCGCACGTCGAGCAAGTCACTACGTCGACTCACTAA